The Bacillota bacterium region CTCAGCTTGATACTCCCATTGGACAAGAGCGCCCCGGTTATCTGCGTGTTGCCGGTCACGGTTATGCTACGATTGCTGGGGTGTCTGTAGGTGGAGTAGAAGAAGCCATGCACGTACCCACTGTTCCTAAATTCAATGGTTCCTGTGACCACCCATATAGCATAGCCCGAGACGTTTAGGCCGCCCTGGAATTTGAGGTTTCCATCAACAAAGATCAGCCCCTCATACACCCTGGGGTCATTGCCAGGTGGCTTCACCGTCAGGCCAGTAGGGTAGTACCTTCCATCGGCAATGGCCTTTTCCTTGAGGGCTTCGATGTCAGCCTGGGTGGGAGCATCCCAGGGATGTGAGTAGTGCCCGCCCAGAAGGGGAGATATGGAACCCGATGCCGTAATGGTGCCGGTAACATCCAGTGCCTGCGAGTTTCCCGAAGTGTTGATATCACCGTTGGCATGAAGTCCCCCGGAAAGTACCACACCTCCATCCAATTCGATCCTGCCGTCGTTATCGTAGGAAACCGCGGTCCTGGAGAATGACAATGCCGGTGCGTAGAAAAAGCTTGCCTTAACAGTCCGTCTGTACTCGGGTGCTTCGATGATGCCCTGGGACGTCATCACCACCACATTCGTTCCGGGGGCAGGGCTATCCACCACGACCTCGGTCCGCCCCTTTGTCCAGTCGTCGTGCAGGATCACCGGCTCGCTGAAAACGTTCTTAACCTTGTCTATCTTGATGTTTTCACCCACAAGGCGGGCGTAGACGTATTCGACCCCTGCGTCAGCCAGGGCCAAGGCCTGAGCGGAAGACACCTGGCGGGAGGAAGACCTGCTTTCCCCGCCCATCGCCGCAACGAGGGTTGTGCACAGGAGGGCCAGGGCCAAGGCCATGGCCAGAACGCCCAGGAGGACAGACCCCCTTTGACTAGCCAGCCTGTTCAACACCGGTCACCCCTGACTCCCTTTGTTTCTCAGCTTGATCCGCTGTTCTAACACGTATGACTGGTCTCCCTGTTCGGCCTGGATCTTAACTCTCAGGACATCTTTGGCCTCTAACTCAACCTCGAAACCAGTCACTGCGGAGGCCAGGGACTTGTTATTCCTGAAGATCTCTCCGCGGTTCAGCTCGTAGCTGATGGGTTCGTTCTCAAAGCTCACCAGGTCCACCTTGCCTGCGGCGGGAACCGTGACTGACTTGGCCATGCGGACCTCCTGCACTATGTGGTTCATGGTCCGGCGAGTGTCCTGGTTCAGGTCCAGCCGGTCCTCAATGGCAAACCACGTGTTTGTGATCCCCGTGTAGACTATGGCTATCAAGAGCACTATCGTGGAGGTCAGCGTAATCGCCACCACGACCTCAACGAGGCTTAGCCCAGAACGTCCCTTGGCTATTCTGGTCCAATGAAACTTTCCAGTACTAGCGATTGTGGTTTCCCCCTGTTCTCCCAGGTGACTTCCACGGTTACTACCAGCAACCGGTTGGGCCCTTTGTGGTAGGCGGTTTGAACCTGAACGTTGAAGGGTCCATCAGCCCACTCGTTCTTGTAGAGAGCAGGGTCTGTCAAGGCCGTGAAACCTTGCGACCTGAGGTTCTCCATGCTGCCTTCGGCCACAGCGGTGGCCTGGTTCATCAGGCTGGCGCCTGCCGCCACATTGACACCAAGGGCAAAAGTGAGGGCCAGGGGCAACAAGACCAGGCCGAAGATGACGAGGGCCAGCACCACCTCAAGAAGCGTGAACCCAGTCTTTCCCTTGGTTAGGCGCTTGAGCCTTAGCACCAGGGCGGGTCCCTCCCTGAAGACACTCTATACCCTATTTATCGAGGATTCTGAGTCCCCCTAGTAGTGCTCCTGTTAACGAATTCTCCTTCCGGAACTGGCCAAGGGATCGATTCTGGGCAGGCGTTTTTTTGCGGTGAAGAAGCAAGAAAATGGACGTCTCTAGCCAATAGATGGCATTCCTGGGCGGGGTTTTCGCAAAGAGACGCCTTGGCATCACCAAGACCCGTTAACAGGAAGAGATGCCTCGACGATTGTAACTGATAGAGGCTCGGTTTTTCTCCAGTAGAGTGTAGAATTGACCAGCTGGGCCTGTTTTGTGTATCCAACGAGGGGCAGCTGGTTCAGGGTGTAACACTAATTGCCAAGGTGGAATCCATGCCGTGAAAAAGGTCGCTGTGGGACAGATCTATGTGAACGGCGGAGTCATCGACGAAAATGGTCCAAATCACGCCCCGAGGTACTTCTCCACCACGGGCAAGCAGGTTGGCGAGGCCTTTGTTGACAGTGGCCTCGCCAATGACGTGACTGTGGCTAAGGCCGTCGCCCAGCAGATGGGGCTGCACTACATAGACCTCATGGAGGTACAGTGCGACGACGATGTGGCCACGCTCATTCCCGAGGAGATGGCCCGCCGCTACCGCGCAATTGCCGTGGAGAGGGCGGGCTCGAGGTTAAGGGTGGCAATGGCGGATCCCTTGAACGTAGTAGCCATCGACGACCTCAGGATGGCAACAAACCTGGAGATAGAACCCTTGATGGCCCTCGAGAGCCAGGTTCTCGAAATAGTCAACCAGACCTACCGCCTGGAAGAGGTCGTGGAGAAGACTCTCCGGGAGGTTAGCACTGAGAAGATAGCAGAGACGATAGGACCGGTGTCAAGACCGGTGGAGGCCGAGGCCCCCATCGTGAGGCTGGTG contains the following coding sequences:
- a CDS encoding type II secretion system protein, with product MLRLKRLTKGKTGFTLLEVVLALVIFGLVLLPLALTFALGVNVAAGASLMNQATAVAEGSMENLRSQGFTALTDPALYKNEWADGPFNVQVQTAYHKGPNRLLVVTVEVTWENRGKPQSLVLESFIGPE